Proteins encoded in a region of the Malaciobacter mytili LMG 24559 genome:
- the rho gene encoding transcription termination factor Rho, producing MEESNTQSKTTKSSKAATACASASKKARTHIPVEGHTIEKLREYPLEDLLKIAKELKVENPQELKRQDLVFSILKNQIDAGGFVLFTGILEIKEGGFGFLRAIDGNFSDTSSDSYVSATQIRKFALRTGDIVTGQVRPPNKESEKYYALLKIEAINYLPVNESKNRPLFDNLTPLYSTKRFKFEYDSSKMTGRILDLFAPMGKGQRGLIVAPPKTGKTELLKELAHGIARNHPETHLMVLLIDERPEEVTDMQRSVKGEVYSSTFDLPAHNHVRVAEIVIEKAKRLVEMKKDVVILLDSITRLARAYNTVTPSSGKVLSGGVDANALHKPKRFFGAARNIEEGGSLTIISTALIETGSKMDEVIFEEFKGTGNSEVVLSRNAANRRVYPALDIVKSGTRKEELLLTPEVLQKTWILRNAISQMDEVEALKFLYSKMQKTKDNEEFFASMNE from the coding sequence ATGGAAGAGTCAAATACTCAATCAAAAACAACAAAAAGCTCGAAAGCAGCAACAGCGTGTGCTAGTGCTAGCAAAAAAGCAAGGACACATATTCCCGTTGAAGGGCATACGATAGAAAAATTAAGAGAATATCCTCTCGAAGATTTATTAAAAATTGCAAAAGAACTTAAAGTAGAAAATCCGCAAGAGCTTAAAAGACAAGACTTAGTATTCTCTATTTTAAAAAATCAAATTGATGCAGGCGGATTCGTCTTATTTACAGGTATTTTAGAAATAAAAGAGGGTGGTTTTGGTTTCTTAAGGGCAATTGATGGAAACTTTTCAGATACTTCAAGTGATTCTTATGTATCCGCAACACAAATTAGAAAATTTGCTTTAAGAACAGGTGATATTGTAACAGGGCAGGTTAGGCCTCCAAATAAGGAGAGCGAAAAATATTATGCTTTATTAAAAATTGAAGCAATAAATTATCTACCTGTAAATGAATCAAAAAATAGACCACTATTTGATAACTTAACTCCTTTATATTCTACAAAGAGATTTAAATTTGAATATGATTCTTCAAAAATGACTGGAAGAATACTTGACTTATTTGCTCCTATGGGTAAAGGTCAAAGGGGACTTATTGTTGCACCTCCTAAAACAGGTAAAACTGAACTACTTAAAGAGTTAGCTCATGGTATTGCAAGAAATCATCCTGAAACACACTTAATGGTTCTATTAATAGATGAAAGACCCGAAGAGGTTACTGATATGCAAAGAAGTGTAAAAGGAGAAGTTTATTCTTCAACTTTTGACTTACCTGCACACAATCATGTAAGAGTTGCTGAAATAGTTATTGAAAAAGCAAAAAGACTTGTTGAGATGAAAAAAGATGTTGTTATTCTTTTAGATTCAATTACAAGATTAGCAAGAGCATATAATACTGTAACACCAAGTTCTGGAAAAGTTCTTTCAGGTGGGGTTGATGCAAATGCTCTTCATAAACCAAAGAGATTTTTTGGAGCTGCAAGAAATATTGAAGAAGGTGGAAGCCTTACTATTATCTCTACTGCACTTATTGAGACTGGTTCAAAAATGGATGAAGTTATTTTTGAAGAGTTTAAAGGAACTGGTAACTCAGAAGTTGTATTAAGTAGAAATGCTGCAAATAGAAGAGTTTATCCTGCACTTGATATTGTTAAATCAGGAACTAGAAAAGAAGAGTTATTATTAACTCCTGAAGTTCTACAAAAAACATGGATTTTAAGAAATGCAATTTCTCAAATGGATGAAGTTGAAGCACTTAAATTTTTATATTCAAAAATGCAAAAAACAAAAGATAATGAAGAGTTCTTTGCTTCAATGAATGAATAG
- a CDS encoding peroxiredoxin — MLVTKKAPDFTATAVLADGQIVEDFNLYNNIGENGAVLFFYPLDFTFVCPSEIIAFSKRIEEFESRGVSVIGVSVDSQFSHFAWRETPVEQGGIGRVKYPLVADLSKQISRDYDVLFGDSVALRGSFLIDKDGTVRHAVINDLPLGRNIDEMIRMVDTMLFTNEHGEVCPAGWNKGDEGMKASTEGVAEYLAKHEGDL; from the coding sequence ATGTTAGTAACTAAAAAAGCTCCAGATTTCACAGCAACAGCTGTTTTAGCAGATGGACAAATTGTAGAGGATTTTAACTTATATAATAATATAGGTGAGAATGGTGCAGTATTATTCTTTTATCCATTAGATTTTACATTTGTATGCCCATCAGAAATTATCGCTTTCTCTAAAAGAATTGAAGAATTTGAATCAAGAGGTGTATCTGTAATTGGTGTTTCTGTTGATTCTCAATTTTCTCACTTTGCATGGAGAGAAACTCCTGTTGAGCAAGGTGGAATTGGAAGAGTTAAATATCCATTAGTGGCAGACCTTTCTAAACAAATCTCTAGAGATTATGATGTATTATTTGGTGATTCAGTTGCTTTAAGAGGATCTTTTTTAATTGACAAAGATGGAACTGTAAGACATGCAGTAATCAATGACTTACCATTAGGAAGAAATATTGATGAAATGATTAGAATGGTAGACACAATGTTATTTACTAATGAACATGGTGAAGTTTGTCCTGCTGGATGGAATAAAGGTGATGAAGGTATGAAAGCTTCAACTGAAGGTGTTGCTGAATATTTAGCAAAACACGAAGGTGATTTATAA
- the metK gene encoding methionine adenosyltransferase, with translation MTNKYIFTSESVTEGHPDKIADQISDAILDYIIENDKNARVACETLLTNGLCLIAGEVKTSTYAPIQDIAREVIRQIGYTDSSYGLDYRSVGILNAIGEQSVDISMGVDKSTEDIGAGDQGIMFGYACNETKEFMPLPILLAHKLTQRLTQVRKEGILPYLRPDGKAQVSVEYIEGKPSKITTIVISAQHSDTISMKLLKEDIIEEVIKEVIPKKLLSENVVFHINPTGRFVIGGPQADAGLTGRKIIVDTYGGSCPHGGGAFSGKDPTKVDRSASYMARYIAKNFVASGACEKMMIQLSYAISVSEPISIMIDTFNTNKVAEEKILQAIKSIFNLTPAGIIKQLDLLKPIYKKSATYGHFGREEEEFSWEKCDKIEDIRNFLSI, from the coding sequence ATGACTAACAAATATATATTTACAAGTGAGTCAGTAACAGAAGGACATCCAGATAAAATAGCAGATCAAATTTCAGATGCAATTTTAGATTATATAATTGAAAATGATAAAAATGCTAGAGTTGCTTGTGAAACTCTACTAACAAATGGATTATGTTTAATTGCAGGGGAAGTAAAAACTTCTACTTATGCTCCTATTCAAGATATTGCAAGAGAAGTTATAAGACAAATAGGATATACAGACTCTTCTTATGGGCTTGATTATAGAAGTGTTGGTATTTTAAATGCCATTGGAGAACAAAGTGTTGATATTTCAATGGGAGTTGATAAAAGTACGGAAGATATTGGAGCAGGTGATCAAGGAATTATGTTTGGATATGCTTGCAATGAAACTAAAGAATTTATGCCTTTACCTATTTTATTAGCACATAAATTAACACAAAGATTAACACAAGTAAGAAAAGAAGGCATACTTCCTTATTTAAGACCAGATGGAAAAGCTCAAGTTAGTGTTGAATATATAGAAGGTAAACCCTCAAAAATTACAACAATTGTAATTTCAGCTCAACACTCTGATACTATTTCTATGAAACTATTAAAAGAAGATATTATAGAAGAGGTTATAAAAGAAGTAATACCAAAAAAGCTATTAAGTGAAAATGTGGTTTTTCATATAAATCCAACTGGAAGATTTGTAATAGGTGGTCCACAAGCAGATGCAGGACTTACAGGAAGAAAGATTATAGTTGATACATATGGAGGAAGTTGTCCCCATGGAGGAGGAGCCTTTTCAGGAAAAGATCCAACAAAAGTTGATAGAAGTGCTTCATATATGGCAAGATATATAGCAAAAAACTTTGTAGCTTCTGGGGCTTGTGAAAAGATGATGATTCAACTATCATATGCCATTTCTGTTAGTGAACCAATTTCTATAATGATAGATACTTTTAATACAAATAAAGTAGCAGAAGAGAAAATCTTACAAGCAATTAAATCAATTTTTAATTTAACTCCAGCAGGAATAATAAAACAATTAGATTTATTAAAACCTATATATAAAAAAAGTGCAACTTATGGACATTTTGGAAGAGAAGAAGAAGAATTTTCTTGGGAAAAATGCGATAAAATCGAGGATATTAGAAATTTTCTATCTATATAA
- a CDS encoding NADH-quinone oxidoreductase subunit I has protein sequence MAVKITDICISCDACLDECPVEAIVDNDENPTGEDIYYVYADKCVECVGHHDSPACADACPTEGCIVWDEPGVGSVESPDRGEAGSPVVED, from the coding sequence ATGGCAGTTAAAATTACTGACATCTGTATTAGTTGTGATGCTTGTTTAGATGAGTGTCCAGTAGAAGCTATCGTTGATAATGATGAGAATCCAACAGGTGAAGATATTTATTACGTATATGCTGACAAATGTGTTGAATGTGTAGGACACCATGATTCTCCTGCATGTGCTGATGCATGTCCTACAGAGGGATGTATTGTTTGGGACGAGCCAGGTGTAGGTTCTGTTGAAAGTCCAGACAGAGGGGAAGCAGGTAGTCCTGTAGTAGAAGACTAA
- the ndk gene encoding nucleoside-diphosphate kinase gives MEQTLSIIKPDAVAKNVVGKILDRFESAGLKIAATKKLQLSKADAEAFYAVHAQRPFFNDLVEFMISGPVVVSVLEGENAMAKNRELMGATNPKEAAAGTIRADFADSIDANAVHGSDSLENAANEIKFFFSDREIC, from the coding sequence ATGGAACAAACATTATCAATCATCAAACCTGATGCAGTTGCAAAAAATGTAGTAGGAAAAATCTTAGATAGATTTGAGTCTGCTGGATTAAAAATTGCTGCAACTAAAAAATTACAATTATCAAAAGCTGATGCTGAAGCATTCTATGCAGTACATGCACAAAGACCTTTTTTCAACGATTTAGTTGAATTTATGATTTCTGGTCCAGTTGTTGTTTCTGTTTTAGAAGGTGAAAATGCAATGGCTAAAAATAGAGAATTAATGGGTGCAACTAACCCAAAAGAAGCAGCAGCTGGTACAATTAGAGCTGATTTTGCTGATTCTATTGATGCAAACGCAGTACATGGTTCAGATTCATTAGAAAATGCAGCAAACGAAATTAAATTTTTCTTTTCAGATAGAGAAATTTGCTAA
- a CDS encoding DUF177 domain-containing protein: MKIEFRKVPTTPKEFINDFASVKLEGTFCKISPTLIKIDASLTGETTVQCIRCGEEENISLDEKLDFLLSDGIFKGNESEDLVIEIENGIIDFDDICESELSSIKSDYHICNSCLKNNEEIEKEF, translated from the coding sequence ATGAAAATTGAATTTAGAAAAGTACCTACAACTCCAAAAGAGTTTATTAATGATTTTGCTTCAGTAAAATTAGAGGGGACTTTTTGTAAAATTTCGCCAACTCTAATCAAAATTGATGCGTCATTGACAGGAGAAACTACTGTTCAATGTATAAGATGTGGTGAAGAAGAGAATATAAGCTTAGATGAAAAACTAGATTTTTTATTAAGTGATGGAATTTTTAAAGGTAACGAATCAGAAGATTTGGTTATCGAAATAGAAAATGGTATAATAGATTTTGATGATATTTGTGAAAGTGAACTTTCATCAATAAAAAGTGATTACCATATATGTAACAGTTGTTTAAAAAACAACGAAGAAATTGAAAAAGAATTTTAA
- the rpmF gene encoding 50S ribosomal protein L32: MAVPKRRVSHSRSAKRRTHYKVALKRPIKDSDGTWKMPHTVNPTTGEYKS, encoded by the coding sequence ATGGCAGTACCTAAGAGAAGAGTGTCTCATTCTAGATCAGCTAAAAGAAGAACTCATTATAAAGTGGCTTTAAAAAGACCTATTAAAGATAGTGATGGAACTTGGAAAATGCCTCATACTGTTAACCCTACTACGGGTGAATACAAAAGCTAA
- the plsX gene encoding phosphate acyltransferase PlsX, with protein MIKIAIDAMGGDFGPEPIVDGLVAALKSNTNFTAIAVGKKEELLNLIPNNFLSRIEILDASDVISMSDSATDALKRKESTIYKAIDLVKEGKADAIVSAGHSGASMSLATLRIGRIKGISRPAIATLMPTSENQNTLVLDVGANVDCDAKNLFEFAVMGQVYAQDVLKLDEPIIGLLSNGEEESKGNEVTKEAYQLIKRLPNFGGNVEGNDIFKGSVDVVVCDGFIGNILLKTAEGVADTIGTIIKKNLKRSLISIAGAVLMRKVFKNLKVRVDYAEYGGAPLLGVKAPVIIAHGKSNAKAVKNAIFQAITAASSNLNQNIEDRINKYKQ; from the coding sequence ATGATTAAAATAGCAATTGATGCGATGGGTGGGGACTTCGGTCCAGAACCCATTGTTGATGGACTTGTTGCTGCATTAAAAAGCAACACTAACTTTACAGCTATAGCTGTAGGTAAAAAAGAAGAACTACTAAACCTTATACCTAATAACTTTTTAAGCAGAATAGAAATTTTAGATGCATCTGATGTAATTTCTATGAGCGATAGTGCAACTGATGCACTAAAAAGAAAAGAATCTACAATATATAAAGCAATTGATTTAGTTAAAGAAGGAAAAGCAGATGCTATTGTTTCTGCTGGTCACTCTGGTGCTTCAATGTCACTTGCCACACTTAGAATTGGAAGAATTAAAGGTATTTCAAGACCTGCAATTGCAACACTTATGCCAACTAGCGAAAATCAAAATACTTTAGTATTAGATGTTGGTGCTAATGTTGATTGTGATGCAAAAAATCTTTTTGAATTTGCTGTAATGGGACAAGTTTATGCACAAGATGTATTAAAACTTGACGAGCCAATTATTGGACTATTAAGTAATGGTGAAGAAGAAAGTAAAGGTAATGAAGTTACAAAAGAAGCATATCAGCTTATAAAAAGACTTCCAAATTTTGGTGGAAATGTAGAAGGAAATGATATATTTAAAGGTTCGGTAGATGTTGTTGTTTGTGATGGTTTTATAGGTAATATTTTACTTAAAACAGCTGAAGGTGTAGCTGATACTATCGGAACAATTATAAAGAAAAATCTAAAACGTTCACTTATTTCTATTGCTGGTGCAGTTTTAATGAGAAAAGTTTTCAAAAACTTAAAAGTAAGAGTAGATTATGCTGAATATGGTGGAGCACCACTTTTAGGTGTAAAAGCTCCTGTTATTATTGCACATGGTAAATCAAATGCAAAAGCAGTTAAAAATGCAATTTTTCAAGCAATTACAGCAGCAAGTTCTAACCTTAACCAAAATATAGAAGATAGAATAAATAAGTATAAACAATAA
- a CDS encoding beta-ketoacyl-ACP synthase III produces MAYAAFRSIGAYIPPKIMTNQDFEKIIDTSDEWITKRTGIKERRISEENEASSDLGAKAAQVAITRAGIAKEDIDLVICATVTPDYLCMPSTACLIASKLNLPPVMAYDISAACTGFVYALSVAKAFIESGMKKNVLIIGAETYTSILDYTDRTTCFIFGDGAGAAIISATDNKDEAIIDINCSSDGNYDDLIKTPGGGSKHPCSQEVLDNKMACIKMKGNETFKLAVKTLTSDVKDMMIKHNLTNEDIDHFIPHQANYRIIKAVGDALGLNEEQTVVTVDKYGNTSAASIPMAMNYAFEQGKIKKGDTVLFDAFGAGLTWGSALFKFSPKN; encoded by the coding sequence ATGGCTTACGCAGCATTTAGGTCAATTGGTGCTTATATTCCACCAAAAATAATGACAAACCAAGATTTTGAGAAAATCATTGATACTAGTGATGAATGGATCACTAAAAGAACAGGAATAAAAGAAAGAAGAATTTCTGAAGAAAATGAAGCTTCTTCTGATTTAGGAGCAAAAGCTGCTCAAGTTGCAATAACTAGAGCAGGAATAGCTAAAGAAGATATAGATTTAGTAATTTGTGCAACAGTTACGCCAGATTATTTGTGTATGCCTTCAACAGCTTGTCTTATTGCATCAAAATTAAATCTACCTCCTGTAATGGCATATGATATTAGTGCTGCTTGTACAGGTTTTGTTTATGCATTATCTGTTGCAAAAGCATTTATTGAATCTGGTATGAAAAAAAATGTTCTAATAATTGGGGCTGAGACATACACTTCTATTTTAGACTATACAGATAGAACTACATGTTTTATTTTCGGAGATGGAGCAGGTGCTGCTATTATCTCTGCTACTGATAATAAAGATGAAGCAATTATAGATATTAACTGTTCAAGTGATGGTAACTATGATGATTTAATTAAAACTCCTGGTGGAGGAAGTAAACATCCTTGTTCACAAGAAGTTTTAGATAATAAAATGGCTTGTATTAAAATGAAAGGTAATGAAACTTTCAAACTTGCAGTTAAAACTTTAACATCAGATGTTAAAGATATGATGATAAAACATAACTTAACAAATGAAGATATTGACCATTTTATTCCACATCAAGCTAATTATAGAATTATTAAAGCAGTTGGTGATGCTTTAGGATTAAATGAAGAACAAACTGTTGTTACAGTTGATAAATATGGAAATACTTCTGCTGCTTCTATTCCAATGGCAATGAACTATGCATTTGAACAAGGTAAAATCAAAAAAGGCGATACAGTTCTTTTTGATGCTTTTGGTGCTGGTTTAACTTGGGGAAGCGCACTATTTAAATTCTCACCTAAAAACTAA
- a CDS encoding branched-chain amino acid transporter permease, with the protein MSSLEIYLAILVMAVVNYFTRVFPFIFFIKKEPPLYIIFIEKYFPPVIMMILIVYTLKDIDFKIYPYGFKELLGICVTAFLHLSIKNYLISIFGGTIFYMALVQYL; encoded by the coding sequence TTGAGTTCTTTAGAGATATATTTAGCCATTTTAGTTATGGCAGTTGTAAACTACTTTACAAGGGTATTCCCTTTTATATTTTTTATAAAAAAAGAACCACCTTTATATATTATATTTATTGAAAAGTATTTTCCACCTGTTATTATGATGATACTTATAGTTTATACCTTAAAAGATATAGATTTTAAAATATATCCTTATGGATTTAAAGAGTTGCTTGGTATTTGTGTAACGGCATTTTTGCATTTAAGTATAAAAAACTATCTTATCTCTATTTTTGGTGGAACAATTTTTTATATGGCTTTAGTTCAATATTTATAA
- a CDS encoding AzlC family ABC transporter permease, which translates to MKYEKELKKAFSISIPVMMGYIVLGFAFGLLLTSFNYPWYLAPIMSIFIYAGALQFVAINFFNAKAGLIDIAIASWFVNIRQSFYGLSLLKRFKNSGNFKPFLIFGLTDETYALLTTIKDDESLSKKHYYLFLGLLNQLYWIIGCTSGALIGSYVKFNTAGLEFSLTALFVVLCIEQYKNLKNIYPFIIGAISSIFALIFVSSDKMLIVSIVSSLILMFFLRKKVEA; encoded by the coding sequence ATGAAATATGAAAAAGAATTAAAAAAAGCTTTTTCTATTTCAATCCCTGTTATGATGGGATATATTGTTTTAGGATTTGCTTTTGGCTTATTATTAACAAGTTTTAATTATCCTTGGTATTTAGCACCTATTATGTCTATATTTATATATGCGGGTGCTTTACAGTTTGTAGCAATAAACTTTTTTAATGCAAAAGCTGGATTAATTGATATTGCTATTGCTTCTTGGTTTGTAAATATTAGACAATCTTTTTATGGATTATCTTTATTAAAAAGATTTAAAAATAGTGGAAATTTTAAACCTTTTTTAATTTTTGGTTTAACAGATGAAACATATGCTTTATTAACTACAATAAAGGATGATGAGAGTTTAAGTAAAAAGCACTACTATTTATTTTTAGGTCTATTAAATCAATTATATTGGATTATTGGATGTACTAGTGGGGCTTTAATTGGCTCTTATGTAAAGTTTAATACAGCAGGCTTGGAGTTTTCTTTAACTGCTCTTTTTGTTGTATTATGTATAGAACAATATAAAAACTTAAAAAATATTTATCCTTTTATAATAGGTGCCATCTCTTCTATCTTTGCACTTATTTTTGTTTCTAGTGATAAGATGCTAATTGTTTCTATTGTGTCTTCATTGATATTAATGTTTTTTTTAAGAAAAAAGGTTGAAGCTTGA
- a CDS encoding transglutaminase-like cysteine peptidase: protein MKQIILLILITISSLQAKKVTLTKEDLALIQKKPTSSQIIHRLINYKRLLDTTKDLELIKKLSYVNSFYNKILPVNDEEKYKVDDYWATPKEFLIEGKGDCEDYAIAKYFTLLTLGIPKDKLYLAIVKVKNATSYHMVLLYIKNKDSMPLVLDNLSSKVIEFNKRPKLIPKVIFNENNIYILKNKKIYKKANIQWQGENKWEKILKRVYKDNE from the coding sequence ATGAAACAGATAATTCTACTTATTTTGATAACAATTTCATCTTTACAAGCTAAAAAGGTAACCTTAACAAAAGAGGATTTAGCTCTAATTCAAAAGAAACCTACTAGTTCACAAATTATACATAGACTAATTAATTATAAAAGATTACTAGATACAACTAAAGATTTGGAATTAATAAAAAAGCTTTCTTATGTAAATAGTTTTTACAATAAAATTCTTCCAGTTAATGATGAGGAAAAATATAAAGTTGATGATTATTGGGCTACACCAAAAGAGTTTTTAATTGAAGGTAAAGGTGACTGCGAGGACTATGCTATTGCAAAATATTTTACACTCCTTACTTTGGGAATACCTAAAGATAAATTATATTTAGCAATAGTAAAAGTTAAAAATGCAACTTCATACCATATGGTTTTATTATATATTAAAAACAAAGATTCAATGCCTCTTGTTTTAGATAATTTAAGTTCAAAAGTTATAGAGTTTAATAAACGACCAAAACTTATTCCTAAAGTTATTTTTAATGAAAATAATATTTATATTTTAAAAAATAAAAAAATTTATAAAAAAGCAAATATACAGTGGCAAGGGGAAAATAAATGGGAAAAAATTCTAAAAAGAGTCTATAAAGACAATGAATAA
- a CDS encoding aminotransferase class IV codes for MENKVYFETIKCEDYEIFNLEYHNKRVANTIAKNFDLGEYIYPLSNKLLRCKVIYNEDEIIDINYFEYKKRQIKSFKIVNNDNISYSKKYLNREILDNIDKQGCDEVMIFKQGYLTDTTISNIAVLVDNIWFTPKKPLLQGTTRQRYLDSGFLKQLDITFDILKKASKIALLNAMIDFDIIEDYSLSL; via the coding sequence ATGGAAAATAAAGTATATTTTGAAACAATAAAATGTGAAGATTATGAAATTTTTAATTTAGAGTATCATAATAAAAGAGTAGCAAATACAATAGCTAAAAATTTTGATTTGGGTGAATATATCTATCCTTTAAGTAATAAACTTCTAAGATGTAAAGTTATTTATAATGAAGATGAGATTATAGATATTAATTATTTTGAATATAAAAAAAGACAAATCAAAAGCTTTAAAATAGTAAATAATGATAATATCTCCTATTCAAAAAAGTATTTAAATAGAGAAATTTTAGATAATATTGATAAACAAGGTTGTGATGAGGTAATGATATTTAAACAGGGGTATTTAACTGATACTACAATCTCAAATATTGCAGTTTTAGTTGATAATATTTGGTTTACTCCCAAAAAACCTCTATTACAAGGAACAACAAGACAAAGATATTTAGATAGTGGATTTTTAAAACAGTTGGATATAACTTTTGATATATTAAAAAAAGCTTCTAAAATAGCACTTTTAAATGCAATGATAGATTTTGATATTATAGAAGATTATTCATTGTCTTTATAG
- a CDS encoding dienelactone hydrolase family protein, producing MKELKKTIKKYENFEDTYKKGFIGIPKNFFNNNEALILTIEEFKEKFSDLKITKNYPTLFYMHGSAGFSYGKEYCKAIIEEGFIFFAPNSYELKNRPTYKTPTKIRNYEEVHKVRVAEVFYNINRLKEFSFINIENIFLMGSSEGALAAAKYKGKEFKGRVVVAYACENGYYSRDFKIGAKKKDPFLNIIGTHDQYFSKYSKYEEKKVNGHCAMALLEYKNAKVVLLPKTKHNVIENPYTIYEVVNFLKFWTNM from the coding sequence GTGAAAGAGTTAAAAAAGACTATAAAAAAATATGAGAATTTTGAAGATACCTATAAAAAAGGGTTTATTGGAATACCAAAAAACTTTTTTAATAATAATGAAGCTTTAATTTTAACTATTGAAGAATTTAAAGAAAAATTTTCAGACTTAAAAATAACTAAAAACTATCCAACTTTATTTTATATGCATGGCTCTGCTGGATTTTCCTATGGAAAAGAGTATTGCAAAGCTATAATAGAAGAAGGCTTTATCTTTTTTGCTCCAAACTCTTATGAACTAAAAAATAGACCAACATATAAAACTCCAACAAAAATAAGAAACTATGAAGAAGTTCATAAAGTAAGAGTTGCTGAAGTTTTTTATAATATTAATAGATTAAAAGAGTTTTCATTTATAAATATAGAAAATATTTTTTTAATGGGAAGTAGTGAGGGTGCATTAGCTGCTGCAAAATATAAAGGAAAAGAGTTTAAAGGAAGAGTTGTTGTTGCTTATGCTTGCGAAAATGGTTATTATAGTCGTGATTTTAAAATTGGAGCCAAAAAAAAAGACCCATTTTTAAATATAATTGGTACACATGACCAATATTTTAGCAAATACTCAAAATATGAAGAAAAAAAAGTAAATGGACATTGTGCTATGGCACTACTTGAATATAAAAATGCAAAAGTTGTACTACTTCCAAAAACAAAACATAATGTAATTGAAAATCCTTACACTATTTATGAAGTAGTAAACTTTTTAAAATTTTGGACTAATATGTAG
- a CDS encoding Cj0069 family protein gives MKNKVVVIEYAAGTDKGFDGFRPDTKPILKAIEEATSLETEIVFYIPNKKEQLFEYLVNNAYCVISRINPGNLKQIDEYFQFLKNLANKQVIVHTHPDVMINLDFKDILFKLKDTVLGEKSTKFYQDFKEFKIDFPKVLNREKIRVLKTNYGSTGEGVYLISLNEDNTISSTEAVNNEKEHFSNLDEFLANFSLKFEEEEKNAVYFKNKKGFVSCKYLSRINEGEIRVLLVNDRPISVVHKKPQEGEFSATLFSGAQYKYEEPTLPKYKKVIDLTMQGLDEIKPYCKNEDFPLLWTMDYILDYDKQLNDIYVLSEINCSCVGITTQLEYARDIAKVFKPQAIDFKLDKDILLKKATY, from the coding sequence ATGAAAAATAAAGTTGTAGTTATTGAGTATGCTGCTGGAACTGATAAAGGTTTTGATGGCTTTAGACCAGATACTAAGCCAATATTAAAGGCTATTGAGGAAGCAACTTCTTTAGAAACTGAAATTGTATTTTATATACCAAATAAAAAAGAGCAGTTATTTGAATATTTAGTAAATAATGCTTATTGTGTAATTAGTAGAATAAATCCTGGAAACTTAAAACAAATAGATGAGTATTTTCAGTTTTTAAAAAACTTAGCAAATAAACAAGTAATAGTGCATACTCATCCAGATGTAATGATTAACTTAGATTTTAAAGATATTTTATTTAAATTAAAAGATACTGTGTTAGGTGAAAAAAGCACTAAATTTTATCAAGATTTTAAAGAGTTTAAAATAGATTTCCCAAAGGTATTAAATAGGGAAAAAATAAGAGTTCTTAAAACAAATTATGGTTCAACAGGTGAGGGGGTTTATTTAATATCATTAAATGAAGATAATACTATTTCTTCAACTGAAGCTGTAAATAATGAAAAAGAACATTTTAGTAATCTTGATGAGTTTTTAGCTAATTTTTCTTTAAAATTTGAAGAAGAGGAAAAAAATGCAGTCTATTTTAAAAATAAAAAAGGTTTTGTTTCTTGCAAATATTTAAGTAGAATTAATGAAGGTGAGATTAGAGTTTTACTTGTTAATGATAGACCAATTTCAGTAGTACATAAAAAGCCTCAAGAGGGGGAATTTTCTGCAACTTTATTTTCAGGCGCACAATATAAATATGAAGAGCCAACTTTACCAAAATATAAAAAAGTTATAGATTTAACTATGCAAGGTTTAGATGAAATAAAACCCTATTGCAAAAATGAAGATTTTCCATTACTTTGGACAATGGATTATATTTTAGATTATGATAAACAGTTAAATGATATATATGTTTTAAGTGAAATAAACTGCTCGTGTGTGGGAATAACAACACAATTAGAGTATGCAAGAGATATTGCAAAGGTATTTAAACCTCAGGCTATTGATTTTAAACTTGATAAAGATATTTTATTAAAAAAAGCTACATATTAG